From a single Oreochromis niloticus isolate F11D_XX linkage group LG4, O_niloticus_UMD_NMBU, whole genome shotgun sequence genomic region:
- the il2rb gene encoding interleukin-2 receptor subunit beta isoform X1, giving the protein MSHTTFAAMGVLLCSHLLIVIISVHAAHSHRISHGLSCANDFYNNVSCTLNSSAVGPGADCWLSAVMKTWIQGHPAPYTQKCKLKQHENSLFGCSIVFENKILNPFKRLNFSVNCNGVLVETLKNYRLEDCIIMNPPSAPNVSINGTDLYITWSPGEKITIYLSPFKFQIQAKTSDQEWKEANVFHTEKRELRLPLSQLKGHGDVRVRVKPVSYDNSHWSQWSPASSWKVNSSDNLGNNTNSVFNGGISLSSLVKMGLFGTVCLIIVVVLGVYKSCNTRGLPEGKAVPNPSKYFQSLHSVHEGNLKKWLNPLSVSESFFTVQPIDQISPVEVCEDFDVVPSTSPSSSSTSALIHSQNSGTSGIVNNSASSSVFSNRSYFNSSSSGGLACIDPTPAYFTYHDDFHPSLCPSLWGFPTYESLKREPHSPDSGFGIELEADNEEERYMEGGGQFLLDDHNIPFLILPVRFPPHTCPAISPPTPPSLLVEPQMSSDSHQEDAPMTAASDDSSSAWLVPGAMCRSSSMPVEPGKTGYLTLKELQATFSNKSI; this is encoded by the exons ATGAG TCATACCACATTCGCGGCGATGGGGGTGCTGCTGTGCTCACACCTCCTGATAGTTATCATTTCAGTGCATGCGGCCCACTCCCACAGAATCTCACATG GACTTTCCTGTGCAAATGACTTTTACAACAATGTCAGCTGCACGCTGAACAGCTCTGCCGTGGGTCCCGGTGCAGACTGTTGGCTTTCGGCTGTGATGAAAACCTGGATACAGGGCCATCCTGCCCCGTATAC CCAAAAATGCAAGCTTAAACAACATGAGAACTCTCTGTTTGGCTGCAGTATTGTCTTTGAAAACAAA ATTTTAAATCCTTTTAAAAGACTGAACTTTAGTGTGAATTGTAATGGAGTGTTAGTGGAGACCCTCAAAAACTATCGCCTAGAAGATTGCA TTATAATGAATCCTCCAAGTGCTCCCAATGTCAGCATCAACGGCACAGACCTCTACATAACGTGGAGCCCAGGCGAAAAAATCACAATATACTTGTCACCCTTTAAATTCCAAATCCAGGCCAAAACCAGTGACCAAGAATGGAAG GAGGCCAATGTTTTCCacacagaaaaaagagagctgagatTACCTCTGTCTCAGCTAAAGGGGCATGGGGACGTCAGAGTGAGAGTCAAACCTGTTAGCTATGATAACAGCCACTGGAGCCAATGGAGTCCAGCATCATCCTGGAAAGTGAATTCATCGGACAACCTTGGTAACAACACAAACAGCGTATTTAATG GGGGAATTAGTCTGTCTTCACTGGTGAAGATGGGACTGTTCGGCACCGTCTGTTTGATTATTGTTGTTGTGCTGGGCGTTTACAAAAGTTGCAACACCAGGGG GCTGCCCGAAGGGAAGGCAGTACCGAACCCTTCAAAGTATTTCCAGTCGCTGCACTCTGTCCACGAAGGAAACCTaaag AAATGGCTGAATCCGCTCTCAGTTTCAGAGTCGTTCTTCACAGTACAGCCCATCGACCAAATCTCCCCCGTGGAGGTGTGTGAGGACTTTGATGTAGTCCCATCCACCTCTCCCTCCTCCAGCTCCACCAGCGCCCTGATTCACTCCCAGAACTCAGGCACCAGTGGCATCGTCAACAATTCCGCCTCTTCGTCTGTCTTCTCTAACCGGAGCTATTTCAACTCCAGCTCCTCTGGTGGGTTGGCTTGCATTGACCCCACCCCGGCCTACTTTACCTACCACGACGATTTTCACCCGTCCCTCTGCCCTTCGCTCTGGGGTTTTCCAACCTACGAGAGTTTGAAGAGGGAGCCGCACAGCCCAGACTCAGGCTTCGGAATCGAACTTGAAGCTGacaatgaggaagaaaggtacATGGAAGGAGGAGGGCAATTTCTCTTGGATGATCACAACATTCCTTTCCTCATCCTTCCTGTACGCTTTCCTCCACACACATGCCCCGCCATCTCTCCTCCAACACCTCCCAGCCTCCTTGTCGAACCACAGATGTCCTCTGACAGCCATCAGGAGGATGCACCCATGACAGCTGCTAGCGATGATAGCTCTTCAGCCTGGCTCGTGCCTGGCGCCATGTGCAGATCTTCCTCCATGCCCGTGGAGCCCGGTAAAACCGGCTACCTGACACTCAAAGAGCTGCAGGCAACATTCAGCAACAAATCCATCTGA
- the il2rb gene encoding interleukin-2 receptor subunit beta isoform X3, with protein sequence MKTWIQGHPAPYTQKCKLKQHENSLFGCSIVFENKILNPFKRLNFSVNCNGVLVETLKNYRLEDCIIMNPPSAPNVSINGTDLYITWSPGEKITIYLSPFKFQIQAKTSDQEWKEANVFHTEKRELRLPLSQLKGHGDVRVRVKPVSYDNSHWSQWSPASSWKVNSSDNLGNNTNSVFNGGISLSSLVKMGLFGTVCLIIVVVLGVYKSCNTRGLPEGKAVPNPSKYFQSLHSVHEGNLKKWLNPLSVSESFFTVQPIDQISPVEVCEDFDVVPSTSPSSSSTSALIHSQNSGTSGIVNNSASSSVFSNRSYFNSSSSGGLACIDPTPAYFTYHDDFHPSLCPSLWGFPTYESLKREPHSPDSGFGIELEADNEEERYMEGGGQFLLDDHNIPFLILPVRFPPHTCPAISPPTPPSLLVEPQMSSDSHQEDAPMTAASDDSSSAWLVPGAMCRSSSMPVEPGKTGYLTLKELQATFSNKSI encoded by the exons ATGAAAACCTGGATACAGGGCCATCCTGCCCCGTATAC CCAAAAATGCAAGCTTAAACAACATGAGAACTCTCTGTTTGGCTGCAGTATTGTCTTTGAAAACAAA ATTTTAAATCCTTTTAAAAGACTGAACTTTAGTGTGAATTGTAATGGAGTGTTAGTGGAGACCCTCAAAAACTATCGCCTAGAAGATTGCA TTATAATGAATCCTCCAAGTGCTCCCAATGTCAGCATCAACGGCACAGACCTCTACATAACGTGGAGCCCAGGCGAAAAAATCACAATATACTTGTCACCCTTTAAATTCCAAATCCAGGCCAAAACCAGTGACCAAGAATGGAAG GAGGCCAATGTTTTCCacacagaaaaaagagagctgagatTACCTCTGTCTCAGCTAAAGGGGCATGGGGACGTCAGAGTGAGAGTCAAACCTGTTAGCTATGATAACAGCCACTGGAGCCAATGGAGTCCAGCATCATCCTGGAAAGTGAATTCATCGGACAACCTTGGTAACAACACAAACAGCGTATTTAATG GGGGAATTAGTCTGTCTTCACTGGTGAAGATGGGACTGTTCGGCACCGTCTGTTTGATTATTGTTGTTGTGCTGGGCGTTTACAAAAGTTGCAACACCAGGGG GCTGCCCGAAGGGAAGGCAGTACCGAACCCTTCAAAGTATTTCCAGTCGCTGCACTCTGTCCACGAAGGAAACCTaaag AAATGGCTGAATCCGCTCTCAGTTTCAGAGTCGTTCTTCACAGTACAGCCCATCGACCAAATCTCCCCCGTGGAGGTGTGTGAGGACTTTGATGTAGTCCCATCCACCTCTCCCTCCTCCAGCTCCACCAGCGCCCTGATTCACTCCCAGAACTCAGGCACCAGTGGCATCGTCAACAATTCCGCCTCTTCGTCTGTCTTCTCTAACCGGAGCTATTTCAACTCCAGCTCCTCTGGTGGGTTGGCTTGCATTGACCCCACCCCGGCCTACTTTACCTACCACGACGATTTTCACCCGTCCCTCTGCCCTTCGCTCTGGGGTTTTCCAACCTACGAGAGTTTGAAGAGGGAGCCGCACAGCCCAGACTCAGGCTTCGGAATCGAACTTGAAGCTGacaatgaggaagaaaggtacATGGAAGGAGGAGGGCAATTTCTCTTGGATGATCACAACATTCCTTTCCTCATCCTTCCTGTACGCTTTCCTCCACACACATGCCCCGCCATCTCTCCTCCAACACCTCCCAGCCTCCTTGTCGAACCACAGATGTCCTCTGACAGCCATCAGGAGGATGCACCCATGACAGCTGCTAGCGATGATAGCTCTTCAGCCTGGCTCGTGCCTGGCGCCATGTGCAGATCTTCCTCCATGCCCGTGGAGCCCGGTAAAACCGGCTACCTGACACTCAAAGAGCTGCAGGCAACATTCAGCAACAAATCCATCTGA
- the il2rb gene encoding interleukin-2 receptor subunit beta isoform X2: MSHTTFAAMGVLLCSHLLIVIISVHAAHSHRISHGLSCANDFYNNVSCTLNSSAVGPGADCWLSAVMKTWIQGHPAPYTQKCKLKQHENSLFGCSIVFENKILNPFKRLNFSVNCNGVLVETLKNYRLEDCIIMNPPSAPNVSINGTDLYITWSPGEKITIYLSPFKFQIQAKTSDQEWKEANVFHTEKRELRLPLSQLKGHGDVRVRVKPVSYDNSHWSQWSPASSWKVNSSDNLGGISLSSLVKMGLFGTVCLIIVVVLGVYKSCNTRGLPEGKAVPNPSKYFQSLHSVHEGNLKKWLNPLSVSESFFTVQPIDQISPVEVCEDFDVVPSTSPSSSSTSALIHSQNSGTSGIVNNSASSSVFSNRSYFNSSSSGGLACIDPTPAYFTYHDDFHPSLCPSLWGFPTYESLKREPHSPDSGFGIELEADNEEERYMEGGGQFLLDDHNIPFLILPVRFPPHTCPAISPPTPPSLLVEPQMSSDSHQEDAPMTAASDDSSSAWLVPGAMCRSSSMPVEPGKTGYLTLKELQATFSNKSI; this comes from the exons ATGAG TCATACCACATTCGCGGCGATGGGGGTGCTGCTGTGCTCACACCTCCTGATAGTTATCATTTCAGTGCATGCGGCCCACTCCCACAGAATCTCACATG GACTTTCCTGTGCAAATGACTTTTACAACAATGTCAGCTGCACGCTGAACAGCTCTGCCGTGGGTCCCGGTGCAGACTGTTGGCTTTCGGCTGTGATGAAAACCTGGATACAGGGCCATCCTGCCCCGTATAC CCAAAAATGCAAGCTTAAACAACATGAGAACTCTCTGTTTGGCTGCAGTATTGTCTTTGAAAACAAA ATTTTAAATCCTTTTAAAAGACTGAACTTTAGTGTGAATTGTAATGGAGTGTTAGTGGAGACCCTCAAAAACTATCGCCTAGAAGATTGCA TTATAATGAATCCTCCAAGTGCTCCCAATGTCAGCATCAACGGCACAGACCTCTACATAACGTGGAGCCCAGGCGAAAAAATCACAATATACTTGTCACCCTTTAAATTCCAAATCCAGGCCAAAACCAGTGACCAAGAATGGAAG GAGGCCAATGTTTTCCacacagaaaaaagagagctgagatTACCTCTGTCTCAGCTAAAGGGGCATGGGGACGTCAGAGTGAGAGTCAAACCTGTTAGCTATGATAACAGCCACTGGAGCCAATGGAGTCCAGCATCATCCTGGAAAGTGAATTCATCGGACAACCTTG GGGGAATTAGTCTGTCTTCACTGGTGAAGATGGGACTGTTCGGCACCGTCTGTTTGATTATTGTTGTTGTGCTGGGCGTTTACAAAAGTTGCAACACCAGGGG GCTGCCCGAAGGGAAGGCAGTACCGAACCCTTCAAAGTATTTCCAGTCGCTGCACTCTGTCCACGAAGGAAACCTaaag AAATGGCTGAATCCGCTCTCAGTTTCAGAGTCGTTCTTCACAGTACAGCCCATCGACCAAATCTCCCCCGTGGAGGTGTGTGAGGACTTTGATGTAGTCCCATCCACCTCTCCCTCCTCCAGCTCCACCAGCGCCCTGATTCACTCCCAGAACTCAGGCACCAGTGGCATCGTCAACAATTCCGCCTCTTCGTCTGTCTTCTCTAACCGGAGCTATTTCAACTCCAGCTCCTCTGGTGGGTTGGCTTGCATTGACCCCACCCCGGCCTACTTTACCTACCACGACGATTTTCACCCGTCCCTCTGCCCTTCGCTCTGGGGTTTTCCAACCTACGAGAGTTTGAAGAGGGAGCCGCACAGCCCAGACTCAGGCTTCGGAATCGAACTTGAAGCTGacaatgaggaagaaaggtacATGGAAGGAGGAGGGCAATTTCTCTTGGATGATCACAACATTCCTTTCCTCATCCTTCCTGTACGCTTTCCTCCACACACATGCCCCGCCATCTCTCCTCCAACACCTCCCAGCCTCCTTGTCGAACCACAGATGTCCTCTGACAGCCATCAGGAGGATGCACCCATGACAGCTGCTAGCGATGATAGCTCTTCAGCCTGGCTCGTGCCTGGCGCCATGTGCAGATCTTCCTCCATGCCCGTGGAGCCCGGTAAAACCGGCTACCTGACACTCAAAGAGCTGCAGGCAACATTCAGCAACAAATCCATCTGA